Proteins encoded within one genomic window of Streptomyces sp. NBC_01314:
- a CDS encoding carbohydrate ABC transporter permease, translating to MTTTVTPTDAKPADAKPTDKSKRPRLPKAARAGGQLHGGPIAYAILILFTIVSIFPLVWSAIAASRDNNRLAQTPPPFWFGGGLFDKIELAWTDANLGEAFFNTTVVAGVSAATVVFLSTIAGFAFAKLRFRGRGALMLIVIGTMMVPPQLSVIPLYMMVAKLDWTDQLQAVIFPSLVSAFGVFFMRQYLIQALPDEIIEAARVDGANSWRVVWHVVFPAARPAMAVLGMLVFVQTWNDFLWPFLVLTQTGNPTVQVAVAALGRGYTPDQSLIMAGALLGTLPLLLVFAFFGKQIVGGIMQGAVKG from the coding sequence GTGACGACTACAGTGACGCCCACCGACGCGAAGCCCGCCGACGCGAAGCCCACGGACAAGTCCAAGCGCCCGCGCCTGCCCAAGGCCGCGCGGGCCGGCGGGCAGCTGCACGGCGGCCCGATCGCGTACGCGATCCTCATCCTGTTCACGATCGTCTCGATCTTCCCCCTGGTCTGGTCGGCGATCGCCGCCTCTCGCGACAACAACCGGCTGGCGCAGACGCCGCCACCGTTCTGGTTCGGCGGCGGCCTCTTCGACAAGATCGAACTGGCCTGGACGGACGCCAATCTGGGCGAGGCGTTCTTCAACACCACGGTGGTCGCGGGAGTTTCGGCGGCGACCGTCGTCTTCCTGTCGACGATCGCCGGGTTCGCCTTCGCCAAACTGCGGTTCAGGGGCCGTGGCGCGCTGATGCTGATCGTGATCGGCACGATGATGGTGCCGCCGCAGCTGAGCGTCATCCCGCTGTACATGATGGTCGCCAAGCTGGACTGGACCGACCAGTTGCAGGCAGTCATCTTCCCGTCGCTGGTCAGCGCGTTCGGGGTGTTCTTCATGCGGCAGTACCTGATCCAGGCACTGCCGGACGAGATCATCGAGGCCGCCCGGGTCGACGGGGCGAACAGCTGGCGGGTCGTGTGGCACGTGGTGTTCCCGGCGGCCCGGCCGGCGATGGCCGTGCTCGGCATGCTGGTCTTCGTACAGACCTGGAACGACTTCCTGTGGCCCTTCCTGGTCCTGACCCAGACCGGCAATCCGACCGTGCAGGTCGCGGTCGCGGCCCTGGGCCGCGGGTACACCCCCGACCAGTCCCTGATCATGGCGGGCGCGCTGCTGGGCACCCTGCCGTTGCTGCTGGTCTTCGCCTTCTTCGGCAAGCAGATCGTGGGGGGCATCATGCAGGGCGCGGTGAAGGGCTGA
- a CDS encoding carbohydrate ABC transporter permease, giving the protein MTTPHDTAAPPLKEGGAAPGRPPGDDTSAAAQQKRARLSRRWQRDMRWSPYAFVSPFFLLFVAFGLFPLLYTGWASLHQVELTAPTDMNWVGLRNYTRIFDDEFFWNAAWNTLTIGIISTVPQLLMAMGIAHILNYKLRASTFFRVAMLAPYATSIAAASLVFVMLFGRDYGMINWALDAVGINPVDWQNDKWASQIAVSSIIIWRWTGYNTLIYLAAMQAIPHDLYESAALDGASRWQQFIHVTVPALRPTILFTCVVSTIGASQVFGEPLLFDANKGTSGGAEHQFQTLGLYLYEQGWVAQHLGRASAIAWAMFLILIVIGIINYVISRRLRASS; this is encoded by the coding sequence ATGACCACCCCTCACGACACCGCCGCGCCCCCCTTGAAGGAGGGGGGCGCGGCCCCGGGCCGCCCGCCCGGTGACGACACCTCCGCCGCGGCGCAGCAGAAGCGGGCCCGGCTGTCCCGGCGCTGGCAGCGGGACATGCGCTGGAGCCCGTACGCCTTCGTCTCCCCGTTCTTCCTGCTGTTCGTCGCGTTCGGCCTGTTCCCCTTGCTCTACACCGGCTGGGCCTCGCTGCACCAGGTGGAGCTGACCGCGCCGACCGACATGAACTGGGTGGGGCTGCGCAACTACACCCGGATCTTCGACGACGAGTTCTTCTGGAACGCGGCGTGGAACACCCTGACCATCGGCATCATCTCCACCGTTCCGCAGCTGTTGATGGCGATGGGCATCGCCCACATCCTCAACTACAAGCTACGGGCCTCGACCTTCTTCCGGGTCGCGATGCTCGCGCCGTACGCGACCTCGATCGCCGCCGCTTCGCTGGTGTTCGTCATGCTGTTCGGCCGCGACTACGGCATGATCAACTGGGCGCTCGACGCCGTCGGCATCAACCCGGTCGACTGGCAGAACGACAAGTGGGCCTCGCAGATCGCCGTGTCGTCGATCATCATCTGGCGCTGGACCGGTTACAACACGCTGATCTACCTCGCCGCGATGCAGGCGATCCCGCACGACCTGTACGAGTCGGCGGCCCTGGACGGGGCCAGCCGCTGGCAGCAGTTCATCCATGTGACCGTGCCCGCGCTGCGTCCGACGATCCTGTTCACGTGCGTGGTGTCGACGATCGGGGCGAGCCAGGTCTTCGGAGAGCCGCTGCTGTTCGACGCCAACAAGGGCACCTCCGGCGGCGCGGAACACCAGTTCCAGACGCTCGGCCTGTACCTGTACGAGCAGGGCTGGGTCGCCCAGCACCTGGGCCGTGCCTCGGCGATCGCCTGGGCGATGTTCCTGATCCTGATCGTCATCGGCATCATCAACTACGTCATCTCGCGCCGGCTGCGCGCCAGTAGTTAA
- a CDS encoding extracellular solute-binding protein, whose protein sequence is MRARTLPHSRLRSGGGTRTARRTRRAVVVATVAALGAGLLAGCADDGDGGGGSSSGGSGGGGGDKTTITLGLFGTMGFKEAGLYTEYEKLNPKIKIADNVIQRNENYYPPLLNHLTTNSGLLDVQAVEVANIAEIVNTQADKLSDFSKVSGVDKSKWLDWKWEQATTKDGQTIGLGTDVGPMAICYRTDLFKEAGLPTDPAEVGALWAGDWAKLITVGEQYKKKAPKGTVFMDSPGGLLNGIIGSEKEKFYDSSGEVIYKTNPAVKAAFDLTAEAAEKGLVQSQTQFQPAWNSTIANNKFAAISCPPWMLGTLKDNSKPEAKGKWAVATAPKSGNWGGSFLTVPKSGKNVEEAQKFVAWLTAPEQQAKLFKVQGSFPSAPAAYTSPEVTGAVNEMTGDQPIGTVFAAAAKSAPVQVIGPKDQIIQQGLSDNGVILVTKGKSAKEAWDSAVKSIDNKLDQ, encoded by the coding sequence ATGCGAGCACGTACCCTCCCGCACTCCCGGCTCCGGTCGGGTGGGGGCACCCGCACCGCCCGCAGGACGCGCAGGGCGGTGGTCGTCGCGACCGTCGCCGCGCTGGGCGCCGGGCTGCTGGCCGGCTGTGCCGACGACGGCGATGGCGGCGGCGGTTCCTCTTCGGGCGGCAGTGGCGGCGGCGGTGGCGACAAGACCACGATCACCCTGGGTCTCTTCGGCACCATGGGCTTCAAGGAAGCCGGCCTCTACACCGAGTACGAGAAGCTCAACCCCAAGATAAAGATCGCCGACAACGTGATCCAGCGGAACGAGAACTACTACCCGCCGCTGCTGAACCACCTCACGACCAACAGCGGTCTGCTGGACGTCCAGGCAGTCGAAGTCGCCAACATCGCCGAGATCGTCAACACCCAGGCCGACAAGCTCTCGGACTTCTCCAAGGTCTCGGGGGTGGACAAGAGCAAGTGGCTCGACTGGAAGTGGGAGCAGGCCACGACCAAGGACGGTCAGACGATCGGCCTCGGTACCGACGTGGGCCCGATGGCGATCTGCTACCGCACCGACCTCTTCAAGGAGGCCGGCCTGCCCACGGACCCCGCGGAGGTCGGCGCGCTGTGGGCCGGTGACTGGGCCAAGCTGATCACCGTCGGCGAGCAGTACAAGAAGAAGGCGCCCAAGGGCACCGTCTTCATGGACTCCCCCGGCGGTCTGCTCAACGGGATCATCGGCAGCGAGAAGGAGAAGTTCTACGACTCCTCCGGCGAGGTCATCTACAAGACGAACCCTGCCGTCAAGGCCGCCTTCGACCTGACCGCCGAAGCAGCCGAGAAGGGACTGGTCCAGTCGCAGACGCAGTTCCAGCCCGCCTGGAACTCGACGATCGCCAACAACAAGTTCGCCGCGATCTCCTGCCCGCCGTGGATGCTCGGCACGCTGAAGGACAACTCGAAGCCGGAGGCGAAGGGCAAGTGGGCCGTCGCCACCGCGCCCAAGAGCGGTAACTGGGGCGGCTCCTTCCTGACCGTGCCCAAGAGCGGCAAGAACGTGGAGGAGGCCCAGAAGTTCGTGGCCTGGCTGACCGCGCCGGAGCAGCAGGCGAAGCTGTTCAAGGTGCAGGGCAGCTTCCCGAGCGCCCCGGCCGCCTACACCTCACCCGAAGTCACCGGCGCGGTCAACGAGATGACCGGTGACCAGCCGATCGGCACGGTCTTCGCCGCAGCCGCCAAGTCCGCCCCGGTCCAGGTGATCGGCCCGAAGGACCAGATCATCCAGCAGGGCCTGTCGGACAACGGCGTCATCCTGGTGACGAAGGGCAAGTCGGCGAAGGAAGCCTGGGACTCCGCGGTCAAGTCCATCGACAACAAGCTGGATCAGTGA
- a CDS encoding LacI family DNA-binding transcriptional regulator codes for MAGHGARGRSGGRPTLEEVAARAGVGRGTVSRVINGSPRVSDATRAAVEVAVAELGYVPNTAARALAANRTDAIAMVVPEPETRFFAEPYFSDILKGVGAQLSDTEMQLLLIFAGSDRERRRLAQYLAAHRVDGVLLVSVHADDPLPDLLSQLEIPAVISGPRSEHETLPSVDSDNYGGGRSAVEHLIERGRARIGTITGRLDVYGAQRRVVGYRDALEDAGREVDERLIVPGDFTEEGGRRAMTELLTRCPDLDAVFAESDVMAAGARQVLREAGRRIPDDVALVGYDDSAIARHMDPPLTSVRQPIVEMGRAMIDLLLDEIADRRPAVSRGLERRQVMLPTELVTRASS; via the coding sequence GTGGCAGGCCACGGAGCACGGGGCCGGAGCGGTGGGCGGCCGACGTTGGAAGAGGTCGCCGCACGGGCCGGCGTGGGCCGGGGGACGGTGTCCCGGGTGATCAACGGCTCGCCCCGGGTCAGTGACGCGACCCGCGCGGCGGTCGAGGTGGCCGTCGCGGAGCTCGGCTACGTCCCGAACACGGCGGCCCGCGCACTCGCGGCGAACCGCACCGACGCGATCGCGATGGTCGTCCCCGAGCCGGAGACCCGCTTCTTCGCCGAGCCGTACTTCTCCGACATCCTCAAGGGTGTGGGCGCGCAGCTGTCCGACACGGAGATGCAGCTGCTGCTGATCTTCGCGGGCAGCGACCGGGAGCGACGCCGCCTGGCCCAGTACCTGGCCGCGCACCGTGTCGACGGAGTCCTTCTGGTCTCGGTCCACGCGGACGATCCGCTCCCCGATTTGCTGTCACAACTGGAAATCCCGGCGGTGATCAGCGGCCCGCGCTCGGAGCACGAGACGCTCCCCTCCGTCGACTCCGACAACTACGGCGGCGGTCGCTCGGCGGTGGAACACCTGATCGAGCGGGGTCGCGCCCGAATCGGCACCATCACCGGCCGCCTGGACGTCTACGGCGCCCAGCGGCGCGTCGTGGGCTACCGGGACGCCCTGGAGGACGCCGGCCGCGAGGTCGACGAGCGCCTGATCGTCCCCGGCGACTTCACGGAGGAGGGCGGCCGCCGGGCGATGACGGAACTCCTGACCCGCTGCCCCGACCTCGACGCGGTCTTCGCCGAGTCCGACGTCATGGCCGCCGGCGCCCGGCAGGTCCTCCGCGAGGCGGGCCGCCGCATACCCGACGACGTCGCCCTCGTCGGCTACGACGACTCGGCGATCGCCCGCCACATGGACCCACCCCTCACCAGCGTCCGCCAGCCCATAGTGGAAATGGGCCGCGCCATGATCGACCTCCTCCTCGACGAGATCGCGGACCGCCGCCCGGCGGTGTCCCGGGGGCTGGAGCGGCGGCAGGTAATGCTGCCCACGGAGCTGGTGACGCGGGCTTCTTCCTGA
- a CDS encoding RNA polymerase sigma factor: protein MDDPQGFEEVYRRTYLPVLRFLRRRLPPTAAEDAAAEVFLVAWRNRHDVRGKELPWLFGIARRIAANTVRARDRADRLGDRIRAHHDHGAEPAAEEAVLHRLGAQRVLDRLPAHEQEVLLLVAWDGLSVRDAAKVLGCSAGAFRVRMHRARRMLEEAVATDEAQVPKVGLPVDGRAR from the coding sequence ATGGACGACCCACAGGGGTTCGAGGAGGTCTACCGGCGCACCTACCTGCCTGTACTGCGGTTCTTGCGCAGGCGCTTGCCACCGACTGCGGCGGAGGACGCGGCAGCGGAGGTGTTCCTGGTGGCTTGGCGGAACCGCCACGACGTACGTGGCAAGGAACTGCCCTGGCTGTTCGGCATCGCTCGACGGATAGCGGCCAACACCGTGCGCGCGAGAGATCGCGCCGATCGTCTGGGCGACCGCATACGTGCCCACCACGATCACGGAGCTGAACCTGCCGCTGAGGAAGCAGTCCTGCACAGGCTGGGCGCGCAACGCGTGTTGGACCGACTTCCGGCACACGAACAGGAAGTGCTGCTGCTGGTGGCTTGGGACGGACTGTCCGTGCGTGACGCGGCCAAGGTCCTGGGCTGCAGCGCCGGGGCATTCCGGGTCCGCATGCATCGGGCACGCCGAATGCTGGAAGAGGCGGTGGCCACGGACGAGGCGCAAGTACCCAAGGTGGGACTGCCGGTGGACGGGAGGGCACGGTGA
- a CDS encoding carboxymuconolactone decarboxylase family protein, producing the protein MEARVKSPANPDVITAIQHLYKAIHAGGVDKHLLSLVHLRVSQINGCSPCVFATIQSAQQAGETEERLHNVVAWRETPFYTEEERAALALTEAATRLQDGAPGVTDEIWDAAADHFSEEQLGAITLEIAMTNFFNRINRTVREQAGKTW; encoded by the coding sequence ATGGAAGCACGTGTGAAGAGCCCGGCCAATCCTGACGTGATCACAGCGATCCAGCACCTCTACAAGGCGATTCACGCCGGAGGCGTGGACAAGCACCTGCTGTCGCTGGTCCATCTGCGTGTCAGCCAGATCAACGGTTGCAGCCCGTGCGTCTTCGCCACGATCCAGTCGGCGCAGCAGGCCGGTGAGACGGAGGAGCGGCTGCACAACGTGGTCGCGTGGCGCGAGACGCCCTTCTACACCGAGGAGGAGCGGGCGGCCCTCGCCCTGACCGAGGCCGCAACCCGGCTCCAGGACGGTGCACCGGGCGTCACCGACGAGATCTGGGACGCCGCCGCCGACCACTTCAGCGAGGAGCAGCTGGGCGCCATCACCCTGGAGATCGCGATGACCAACTTCTTCAACCGGATCAACCGGACGGTCCGGGAGCAGGCCGGCAAGACCTGGTGA
- a CDS encoding sigma-70 family RNA polymerase sigma factor, whose amino-acid sequence MSDTSPTDPIAETFEAQRDRLRAVAHRMLGSHADAEDVVQEAWLRLSRQDTATIHNLAGWLTTVVGRISLDVLRSRQARPEASYDDGPSEFVVTLDDNPAPEDHAVLADSVGLALLVVLESLGPSERLAFVLHDLFAVPFDEIGQILGKSTAATKMLASRARRKVRTIERPTGVGREQREVVQAFLAAARRGDFEELLRVLDPEVKLTVDTPSGVVVTLGATKVAAGAQLSASAATQGRTVLVNGLPGIISWREDGTPLSVLAFTVADGRITDITVVIDPAKLALMDLPDPA is encoded by the coding sequence ATGTCCGACACCAGCCCGACGGACCCGATAGCCGAGACGTTCGAGGCCCAGCGCGACCGGCTGCGCGCGGTCGCCCACCGCATGCTCGGATCGCACGCCGACGCCGAGGACGTGGTCCAAGAGGCTTGGCTGCGTCTCTCCCGCCAGGACACGGCGACCATCCACAACCTCGCCGGCTGGCTGACCACGGTGGTCGGCCGGATCAGCCTCGATGTCCTGCGATCGCGCCAGGCCCGCCCGGAGGCGTCCTACGACGACGGTCCATCCGAGTTCGTGGTCACGCTCGACGACAACCCTGCTCCCGAGGACCACGCGGTGCTCGCCGACTCGGTCGGGCTCGCGCTCCTCGTCGTCCTGGAGTCACTCGGGCCGAGCGAGCGGCTGGCGTTCGTGCTGCACGACCTGTTCGCGGTGCCGTTCGACGAGATCGGCCAGATCCTCGGCAAGTCCACCGCCGCCACCAAGATGCTCGCCAGCCGCGCCCGCAGGAAGGTGCGGACGATTGAGCGACCGACCGGCGTCGGACGGGAGCAGCGAGAGGTGGTCCAGGCCTTCCTGGCAGCGGCTCGCCGCGGCGACTTCGAGGAGTTGCTGCGGGTACTCGACCCCGAGGTGAAACTGACCGTCGACACCCCGTCGGGCGTGGTCGTCACCCTCGGCGCCACCAAGGTCGCAGCCGGCGCGCAACTGTCCGCCAGCGCAGCCACGCAGGGGCGGACGGTGCTCGTCAACGGCCTCCCGGGGATCATTTCCTGGCGCGAGGACGGCACCCCGCTCTCGGTCCTCGCGTTCACCGTCGCCGACGGCCGGATCACCGACATCACGGTCGTGATCGACCCGGCCAAACTCGCGCTGATGGACCTGCCGGATCCGGCGTGA
- a CDS encoding Rieske 2Fe-2S domain-containing protein, which produces MFGSRDTKWYKVPSHGPTPADEAFPPALPSPKGWFCIGFSDEVRPGKVVTSRLVDQDVVLYRTRAGLLRAVEPYCPHLGAHLGVGGKVEGEDLVCPFHGFGFGPDGACVRSGYGKQPPKASVRHLEIRETNGIIFAWHHGEADNGPEWEIESADLKGYSRLIHITVELPSHPQEITENAVDLGHFPVMHNSQVREFTLPLNPGSPVAAIHLKTRMPIPYLPWWHMTTSYDGELRGLGCATGTVTVQGLGLMMHAWLMPTVVGPWRIQLRFAACIRISPPHWLPSRLGRHVARTVSGVLCSFGLRSTITGLTLGADSPIWHTKQHQPAPRIADGDGPIMAYRRWAKQFYPARPHRDGEPGSANLISE; this is translated from the coding sequence ATGTTTGGCAGCAGGGACACGAAATGGTACAAGGTGCCCTCTCATGGCCCAACGCCGGCCGACGAGGCATTCCCTCCGGCGCTACCCAGTCCGAAGGGCTGGTTCTGCATCGGGTTCTCGGACGAAGTCCGTCCAGGGAAAGTGGTCACCAGCAGGTTGGTGGATCAAGATGTCGTCCTATATCGCACCCGGGCCGGACTGCTGCGCGCGGTCGAGCCGTACTGCCCACACCTGGGCGCTCATCTCGGCGTCGGGGGAAAGGTAGAGGGAGAGGATCTGGTCTGCCCGTTCCATGGATTCGGTTTCGGGCCCGACGGCGCATGCGTGCGATCCGGATACGGAAAGCAGCCGCCAAAAGCGAGCGTTCGTCATCTGGAGATCCGAGAGACGAACGGCATCATCTTCGCTTGGCACCATGGCGAAGCGGACAACGGTCCTGAATGGGAGATCGAGAGCGCAGACCTCAAAGGGTACTCCCGCCTAATTCATATCACAGTGGAACTGCCCTCACACCCGCAGGAGATCACCGAAAATGCTGTGGACCTAGGGCATTTTCCTGTCATGCACAACAGCCAAGTACGAGAATTCACGCTTCCGTTGAATCCCGGGAGTCCTGTGGCTGCTATTCACCTCAAGACTCGCATGCCAATCCCTTACCTGCCGTGGTGGCACATGACCACCAGCTACGATGGCGAACTTCGCGGCCTGGGTTGCGCGACCGGGACCGTAACCGTGCAGGGTCTCGGACTCATGATGCATGCCTGGCTCATGCCCACTGTGGTCGGGCCCTGGCGGATCCAATTGCGCTTCGCCGCTTGCATCCGCATATCTCCCCCACATTGGTTGCCTTCTCGGCTAGGCCGGCATGTCGCCCGAACTGTGTCCGGAGTACTGTGCAGCTTCGGGCTTCGCAGCACAATCACCGGCCTCACGCTTGGTGCTGACAGTCCCATCTGGCACACAAAGCAACATCAGCCAGCCCCCCGGATAGCTGATGGTGACGGCCCGATCATGGCATATCGGCGTTGGGCCAAACAATTCTATCCCGCTCGGCCTCACCGGGACGGTGAGCCCGGATCCGCCAACTTGATTTCGGAGTGA
- a CDS encoding polyprenyl synthetase family protein, which produces MIAGVAELPGAAALRRRVTSVLDGFLEHKAGTAAKLRMPAEVTECLRDLLAAGGKRLRPLLCVSGWEAAGGHGTPETLIKTAASLEMFHAFCLIHDDIMDNSGSRRGVPTVHRRLAEHHAGGRTVLAARQVGVSGAILIGDLTLAWSDELLHVAGLTPRQLDAVRPLIHEMRSEVMYGQYLDVTAAGRPAADVEQALRIVRYKTAKYTVERPLHIGAALAGAPPAVREALSAYALPVGEAFQLRDDLLGVFGTPEVTGKPSLDDLREGKHTVLVALALERADISQRRVLRSLLGAPRLDEAGADRIRELLTATGARDAVEDMIGTLRAQALRVLKTAPFPPCAIADLRQFTAIATARTS; this is translated from the coding sequence TTGATCGCGGGTGTTGCCGAGCTGCCGGGCGCGGCCGCCTTGCGCAGACGGGTCACCAGCGTGCTCGACGGTTTCTTGGAGCACAAGGCCGGTACCGCCGCGAAGCTGCGGATGCCCGCCGAGGTGACCGAGTGCCTGCGTGATCTCCTGGCCGCCGGAGGGAAACGGTTGCGGCCTCTGCTGTGCGTGAGCGGCTGGGAGGCCGCCGGCGGTCACGGCACCCCCGAGACGCTGATCAAAACGGCGGCGTCGCTGGAGATGTTCCACGCCTTCTGCCTCATCCACGACGACATCATGGACAACAGCGGCAGCCGCCGAGGCGTCCCCACCGTCCACCGCCGCCTCGCGGAGCACCACGCCGGCGGCCGTACTGTCCTCGCCGCCCGGCAGGTGGGAGTCAGCGGCGCGATCCTCATTGGTGATCTGACACTGGCCTGGTCGGATGAGCTTCTGCACGTGGCCGGTCTTACTCCCCGCCAACTCGACGCGGTGCGGCCGCTGATCCATGAGATGCGCAGTGAGGTGATGTACGGGCAGTACCTGGACGTCACCGCCGCCGGCCGCCCCGCCGCGGATGTGGAGCAGGCGCTGCGCATCGTGCGGTACAAGACCGCCAAGTACACCGTGGAGCGCCCCTTGCACATCGGCGCTGCCCTTGCGGGTGCCCCGCCTGCGGTGCGCGAGGCGCTGAGTGCCTATGCCTTGCCCGTCGGCGAGGCTTTCCAGTTGCGTGATGACCTCCTCGGCGTCTTCGGGACTCCTGAGGTGACCGGGAAGCCGTCGCTGGACGATCTGCGCGAGGGCAAGCACACCGTCCTGGTGGCCCTCGCCCTCGAGCGCGCCGACATCAGCCAACGGCGCGTCCTGCGCTCCCTGCTCGGTGCTCCCCGTCTCGACGAGGCGGGGGCCGACCGCATCCGTGAGCTGCTCACCGCCACCGGCGCCCGGGACGCGGTGGAGGACATGATCGGCACACTCCGGGCACAGGCCCTGCGCGTGCTGAAGACCGCGCCCTTCCCGCCCTGCGCCATCGCCGACCTGCGGCAGTTCACCGCCATCGCCACGGCGAGGACCTCATGA